Proteins co-encoded in one Marmota flaviventris isolate mMarFla1 chromosome 9, mMarFla1.hap1, whole genome shotgun sequence genomic window:
- the Gal gene encoding galanin peptides — protein MARGSALLLAALLLAAALPATLGLGPPAKEKRGWTLNSAGYLLGPHAIDTHRSLSDKHGLAGKRELQPEEEAKPGSLDRSLPESNIVRTLIEFLTFLHLKEAGALHSLTGLPPEVSSEDSEQS, from the exons ATGGCCAGAGGCAGCGCCCTGCTGCTCGCCGCGCTCCTGCTCGCCGCCGCGCTGCCGGCCACGCTGGGGCTCGGGCCGCCG GCAAAGGAGAAGAGAGGCTGGACCCTGAACAGCGCCGGCTACCTCCTGGGCCCGC ATGCCATCGACACCCACAGATCCCTTAGTGACAAGCACGGCCTGGCTGGGAAGCGGGAGCTCCAGCCCGAGGAGGAAGCAAAGCCAG GAAGCCTCGACAGGTCGCTGCCTGAGAGCAATATAGTGCGCACACTAATTGAGTTTCTGACTTTCTTGCATCTCAAAG AGGCTGGAGCCCTCCACAGCCTGACCGGCCTCCCACCGGAGGTCTCCTCAGAAGACTCAGAGCAGTCCTGA